A genomic segment from Rhodothermales bacterium encodes:
- a CDS encoding PQQ-dependent sugar dehydrogenase, protein MKTPTLGAAAWLSLLLAGCSGPTPSRTASTERPDDNRFTPVVLAQGASMDEPMSFEVLDDGTVFFIERKGGVKRYDPGSNAVMTVAMIPVNTKYTNAEGVVREAEEGLVGMTVHPDFEQKPWIYLLYADPAEPKHVLARWDYRDGALDEATKKVVLEYPVQREACCHTGGGMTWDADGNLFMTIGNNTGNSQMSQTDERPARSSWDDQRGASNTNDLRGKIIRIHPEDDGTYTIPDGNLFAPGTPNTRPEIYTMGHRNAWRVSIDSETGYIYWGEVGPDASEDTEIGPRGYDEMNQAKGAGYFGWPYFIGENHAFPFYDFAADSALAPKDPLKPINTSVNNTGLQELPPAQPAFISYPYGVSERFPDVGTGGRSATGGPIYRAVDFAGAARPFPDYFEGKWIMADLSRGWIMAVTMDANSDYVSMERFMPDYKPAEIIDIKFGPEGDLYVLEYGSRWFADSEDDKLVRIEYNAGNRTPHVVAGASTSGGKVPFDVVLSAEGTQDFDGDELTYRWEVAPLAGGASRTLEGPAPTVSFDQAGVYVATLEVSDPAGATNSASVQIVAGNEPPRIDVRLASNTSFFFQGKPVDYTVTASDTEDGTVDAAAVAVSIDYASEGFDYAEVIQGQRSVDASTRFAVAKVLISKTDCGVCHQPEVRSAGPSYAEIADKYRGDAGAKSRLAEKVRGGGGGVWGEIVMPAHPGLTSADAATIVDYILNYGDKTIRTLPLSDQFVPVLPADDNGRGSLLVRAAYTDRGAGDVPALTAEKLIVLRSPILYAGDAEIMQGARKSVGNRGAGPMIVQPNTGGHLAFQGIDLTGVTRVDLAATARTREGTVGGNVEVRLGSPTGALLGQDSVEVTEFRFGAPPTATAIQQAGGAAQAAAAQGGGGRRQQGPQGVQIAVQPTTGVHDLYLVFKNDAARDIDPLMNLTAVTLVAE, encoded by the coding sequence ATGAAAACGCCCACACTTGGTGCCGCCGCCTGGCTATCGCTTCTCCTGGCCGGCTGCTCAGGCCCTACCCCTTCCCGCACCGCCTCCACGGAGCGGCCGGATGACAACCGTTTTACGCCTGTGGTCCTGGCCCAGGGCGCTTCGATGGACGAGCCCATGTCTTTCGAAGTCCTCGACGACGGCACGGTCTTCTTCATCGAACGGAAGGGCGGCGTAAAGCGGTACGATCCGGGGAGTAACGCCGTGATGACGGTCGCGATGATCCCCGTCAACACCAAATACACCAACGCCGAAGGCGTGGTGCGCGAGGCCGAGGAAGGGCTGGTGGGGATGACGGTTCATCCGGACTTCGAGCAAAAACCCTGGATTTATCTGCTCTATGCGGACCCCGCCGAGCCGAAACACGTCCTTGCCCGCTGGGACTATCGCGACGGTGCGCTCGACGAGGCGACGAAAAAAGTCGTCCTCGAGTACCCCGTCCAGCGTGAAGCCTGCTGCCACACGGGCGGCGGCATGACATGGGACGCGGACGGCAACCTGTTCATGACGATCGGCAACAACACGGGCAACTCCCAGATGTCGCAGACCGACGAGCGCCCGGCCCGCAGCAGCTGGGACGACCAGCGCGGCGCCAGCAACACGAACGACCTCCGCGGCAAGATCATTCGCATCCATCCGGAGGACGACGGCACCTACACCATCCCCGACGGCAACCTCTTCGCGCCCGGCACCCCGAACACGCGCCCCGAGATCTACACGATGGGGCACCGGAACGCATGGCGCGTGTCCATCGATAGCGAGACCGGCTACATCTACTGGGGCGAAGTAGGCCCCGATGCTTCGGAGGACACCGAGATCGGTCCGCGCGGGTACGACGAGATGAACCAGGCGAAAGGCGCCGGCTACTTCGGCTGGCCGTACTTCATCGGCGAGAATCACGCGTTTCCGTTTTACGACTTCGCGGCGGACTCGGCGCTGGCGCCGAAGGATCCGCTCAAACCCATCAACACCTCGGTCAACAACACGGGGCTTCAGGAGCTTCCTCCGGCGCAGCCGGCCTTTATCTCCTACCCGTACGGCGTCTCCGAGCGCTTCCCGGATGTCGGCACAGGCGGCCGCTCGGCCACAGGCGGCCCCATCTACCGGGCGGTCGACTTCGCCGGCGCCGCGCGCCCGTTCCCGGATTACTTCGAGGGGAAATGGATCATGGCCGACCTGTCCCGCGGCTGGATCATGGCGGTCACGATGGACGCGAACAGCGACTATGTGTCGATGGAGCGGTTCATGCCGGACTATAAGCCGGCCGAAATCATCGACATCAAATTCGGCCCCGAGGGCGATCTGTACGTCCTCGAATACGGCAGCCGCTGGTTCGCCGACAGCGAGGACGACAAGCTCGTGCGCATCGAATACAACGCCGGCAACCGCACGCCGCATGTTGTTGCCGGCGCCTCTACATCCGGTGGCAAGGTGCCGTTCGACGTCGTGTTGTCCGCCGAAGGGACGCAGGACTTCGACGGCGATGAGTTGACGTACCGTTGGGAGGTCGCGCCGCTCGCCGGCGGCGCTTCGCGCACGCTCGAAGGCCCCGCACCCACGGTGTCGTTCGACCAGGCGGGCGTCTATGTCGCCACACTCGAGGTGAGCGACCCCGCCGGCGCCACTAACAGTGCGTCGGTCCAGATCGTGGCCGGCAACGAGCCGCCGCGGATCGACGTCCGGCTCGCCAGCAACACCTCCTTCTTCTTCCAGGGGAAGCCGGTTGACTATACCGTTACCGCCAGCGACACGGAAGATGGCACGGTGGACGCCGCGGCCGTCGCCGTGAGCATCGACTATGCCTCCGAGGGCTTCGACTACGCCGAGGTGATCCAGGGCCAGCGCAGCGTCGACGCCTCAACGCGGTTTGCCGTGGCGAAGGTGCTGATCAGCAAGACCGACTGTGGCGTCTGCCACCAGCCGGAAGTCCGCTCCGCCGGACCGTCGTATGCCGAAATCGCCGATAAATACCGGGGCGACGCCGGCGCGAAGAGCCGCCTGGCCGAAAAAGTCCGCGGTGGCGGCGGCGGTGTCTGGGGCGAGATCGTCATGCCGGCCCACCCCGGCCTCACCTCGGCCGACGCCGCGACGATCGTCGACTACATCCTGAATTACGGCGACAAGACCATCCGCACGCTGCCGCTGTCCGACCAGTTCGTCCCGGTCCTGCCGGCGGACGACAACGGCCGCGGCTCTCTGCTCGTCCGGGCCGCGTACACGGACCGCGGCGCCGGCGACGTGCCCGCGCTGACGGCGGAAAAGCTGATCGTCCTCCGCAGCCCGATCCTCTACGCCGGCGACGCCGAGATCATGCAGGGCGCCCGGAAATCCGTGGGTAACCGCGGGGCCGGCCCGATGATCGTCCAGCCCAACACGGGGGGACACCTCGCCTTCCAGGGTATCGACCTGACCGGGGTGACGCGGGTTGACCTGGCCGCGACGGCGCGGACGCGCGAAGGCACCGTGGGCGGGAACGTGGAAGTCCGCCTCGGTAGCCCGACCGGTGCACTTCTGGGGCAGGATTCGGTGGAGGTGACCGAGTTCCGCTTTGGCGCGCCGCCGACCGCGACGGCGATCCAGCAAGCCGGCGGAGCCGCACAGGCCGCGGCTGCTCAGGGAGGTGGCGGCCGGCGCCAGCAAGGCCCCCAGGGGGTGCAGATCGCCGTGCAGCCGACTACCGGCGTTCACGACCTCTACCTGGTTTTTAAGAATGACGCCGCTCGCGACATCGACCCGCTGATGAACCTGACCGCCGTGACGCTCGTGGCGGAATAA
- a CDS encoding 2-oxoacid:ferredoxin oxidoreductase subunit beta, with protein sequence MHDNLDSQEPRKPTLPPGGVKPTLPPAARKPSLPPGAGKPAPAGPTMPGIAGGDGASALTRKDFETDQDVRWCPGCGDYAILATVQRLMPELGVPKEKIVFISGIGCSSRFPYYMNTYGMHSIHGRAPAVATGLKTSRPDLDVWIVTGDGDALSIGGNHLIHILRRNVNVQLLLFNNQIYGLTKGQYSPTSEQGKVTKSTPYGSIDHPFNPVAVALGADSTFVARTMDRDPNHMKDILKRAHEHRGASFCEIYQNCNIFNDGAFFGFTEKATKPARAIFLENGKPMTFSNGKQGIRLDGFRTEVIDLEGGAWSVGDCLVYDETSRELAGIAGQMFWQPDMPRPFGVFYKEVRPTYEEMLHQQIADIVEKRGKGTLESLLNAGDTWEVK encoded by the coding sequence ATGCACGATAACCTAGATTCCCAGGAACCCCGCAAACCTACGTTGCCGCCCGGCGGCGTCAAACCCACGCTGCCCCCGGCCGCCCGGAAACCTTCGCTGCCCCCCGGCGCCGGCAAACCGGCGCCCGCCGGGCCCACGATGCCCGGCATCGCCGGCGGCGACGGCGCCTCGGCGCTCACGCGGAAGGACTTCGAGACGGACCAGGACGTTCGCTGGTGCCCGGGCTGCGGCGACTATGCCATCCTGGCCACCGTCCAGCGCCTGATGCCCGAACTCGGCGTCCCGAAAGAGAAGATCGTCTTCATCAGCGGGATCGGCTGCTCCAGCCGCTTCCCGTACTACATGAATACGTACGGGATGCACTCGATCCACGGCCGCGCACCGGCCGTCGCTACGGGCCTCAAGACCAGCCGGCCCGACCTGGACGTGTGGATCGTCACCGGTGACGGCGACGCGCTCTCGATCGGTGGTAACCACCTCATCCACATCCTCCGGCGGAACGTCAACGTTCAGCTCCTGCTCTTTAACAACCAGATCTACGGCCTCACCAAGGGGCAATACAGCCCGACCTCCGAGCAGGGCAAAGTCACCAAGAGCACGCCGTACGGATCGATCGACCACCCCTTTAACCCCGTGGCCGTGGCCCTTGGGGCGGATTCCACGTTCGTCGCTCGCACGATGGACCGCGATCCGAACCACATGAAAGACATCCTCAAACGCGCCCACGAACACCGGGGCGCATCCTTCTGCGAGATATACCAGAACTGCAATATCTTTAACGACGGCGCTTTCTTCGGCTTCACCGAAAAAGCCACCAAGCCGGCCCGCGCGATCTTTCTCGAAAACGGCAAGCCCATGACGTTCAGCAACGGCAAACAGGGCATCCGGCTCGACGGCTTCCGGACAGAAGTGATCGACCTCGAAGGCGGCGCGTGGTCCGTGGGGGACTGCCTCGTGTACGACGAAACCAGCCGCGAACTGGCCGGCATCGCCGGGCAAATGTTCTGGCAACCCGATATGCCGCGGCCCTTCGGCGTGTTCTACAAGGAAGTCCGCCCCACCTACGAGGAGATGCTCCACCAGCAAATCGCCGACATCGTCGAAAAGCGAGGCAAAGGCACGCTCGAATCGCTGCTGAATGCCGGGGATACGTGGGAAGTGAAGTAG
- a CDS encoding 2-oxoacid:acceptor oxidoreductase subunit alpha yields MSVSSPAKTVESLSEATILFAGDSGDGMQLTGSQFTLATAFAQNDLATLPDFPAEIRAPVGTTYGVSGFQLHFGSVSIRTPGDEVDLLVAMNPAALSVNIERVRPGGSVIVNSESFTARDLDLAGLKENPLENGSLEAYRLIQVPLTTLTRETLKDSGLNTKEIDRSKNMFALGLSLWIYSRPMEPAIDWIQKKFSKKPQILEANLNLLKKGYHYGETTEEFAVRYEVSPASLKPGRYRAIMGAEALALGLVAASQKSGLPIFYGAYPITPASDILHELSRFKSIGIMTFQAEDEIAAACATIGASFGGVLGITASSGPGIALKSEAMGLAVMTELPMVVIDVQRGGPSTGLPTKTEQSDLLMAMYGRNGEAPLPIVAASTPGDCFYMAFEACRIAITYRTPVMLLSDGYLANGSAPWLIPDVASLPDIDPGFIDKPNQTVDGEEVFMPYLRNPETLARPWARPGTAGLEHRIGGLEKQNVTGNVSYDPANHEFMVKLRQEKVDRIALDIPPTTVYGDEAGDLLIIGWGSTRGSIELAVDRARGKGQSVGCIHIRHLNPLPADLLAIFARFTHLVVPEMNNGQLVRILRDKYLLPFIGLNKIQGSPFKASEINARVDEVLS; encoded by the coding sequence ATGAGCGTCTCTTCTCCCGCAAAAACTGTCGAGTCGCTGTCCGAAGCCACCATCCTCTTCGCCGGCGACTCCGGCGACGGGATGCAGCTCACCGGTTCGCAGTTTACCCTGGCCACGGCCTTCGCCCAGAACGATCTGGCGACCCTTCCCGATTTCCCCGCCGAGATCCGCGCCCCGGTCGGCACCACCTACGGCGTCAGCGGCTTCCAGCTCCACTTCGGATCTGTCAGCATCCGCACACCGGGCGACGAGGTGGACTTGCTGGTGGCCATGAACCCGGCAGCGCTTTCCGTGAACATCGAGCGCGTGCGCCCTGGGGGGAGCGTGATCGTCAACAGCGAGTCGTTCACGGCGCGCGATCTCGACCTTGCCGGCTTGAAGGAAAACCCGCTGGAGAACGGCTCGCTCGAGGCCTACCGGCTGATCCAGGTGCCGCTCACTACGCTGACGCGGGAGACGCTGAAGGACTCCGGCCTGAACACGAAGGAGATCGATCGCTCCAAAAACATGTTCGCGCTCGGCCTCAGCCTCTGGATCTACTCGCGCCCCATGGAGCCGGCGATCGACTGGATCCAGAAGAAGTTCAGCAAGAAGCCGCAAATCCTGGAGGCCAATCTCAACCTGCTGAAAAAGGGCTACCACTACGGCGAGACGACGGAGGAATTCGCCGTCCGCTACGAAGTGAGCCCCGCCAGCCTGAAGCCGGGCCGGTACCGCGCCATCATGGGCGCCGAGGCGCTGGCCCTGGGGCTTGTCGCGGCGAGCCAGAAAAGCGGGCTGCCCATCTTCTACGGCGCCTACCCGATCACGCCGGCGTCGGACATTCTCCACGAACTCAGCCGGTTCAAGAGCATCGGGATCATGACCTTCCAGGCGGAGGATGAAATCGCCGCCGCCTGCGCCACCATTGGCGCCAGCTTCGGCGGCGTCCTGGGGATCACCGCCAGCAGCGGTCCCGGCATCGCCCTGAAGAGCGAAGCCATGGGTCTCGCCGTGATGACCGAGTTGCCGATGGTCGTCATCGATGTGCAACGCGGCGGCCCATCGACGGGCCTGCCGACAAAGACCGAGCAGAGTGACCTGCTCATGGCCATGTACGGCCGCAACGGCGAGGCGCCGCTCCCGATCGTGGCGGCCAGCACGCCGGGCGATTGCTTCTACATGGCCTTCGAGGCCTGCCGGATCGCGATCACGTATCGGACGCCCGTCATGCTCCTCTCCGACGGCTACCTCGCCAACGGCTCGGCTCCCTGGCTCATCCCGGATGTCGCGTCGTTGCCGGATATCGACCCGGGTTTTATCGACAAGCCCAACCAGACGGTCGACGGCGAGGAGGTCTTCATGCCCTATCTCCGCAACCCGGAGACGCTTGCCCGGCCCTGGGCGCGCCCCGGCACGGCCGGCCTGGAGCACCGCATCGGCGGTCTCGAGAAGCAGAATGTGACGGGCAACGTCTCCTATGACCCCGCGAACCACGAGTTCATGGTGAAGCTGCGGCAGGAGAAAGTGGACCGGATCGCCCTCGACATCCCGCCGACGACGGTGTATGGCGATGAGGCCGGCGATCTCCTCATCATCGGCTGGGGCTCCACGCGCGGCTCGATCGAGCTGGCCGTGGACCGCGCGAGGGGGAAGGGGCAGTCCGTGGGCTGCATCCACATCCGCCACCTGAATCCTCTGCCAGCGGACCTGCTGGCGATTTTCGCCCGCTTCACCCACCTGGTCGTGCCCGAGATGAACAACGGCCAGTTGGTGCGCATCCTACGCGACAAGTACCTCCTTCCGTTTATCGGCCTGAACAAGATCCAAGGGTCGCCCTTCAAGGCGTCCGAGATCAACGCCCGGGTAGACGAAGTCCTGAGCTGA
- the apaG gene encoding Co2+/Mg2+ efflux protein ApaG, whose product MTPYRATTEGIAITVRPVYLDRESDFISKRFVFAYFIRIENHSLEDVQLLRRHWFIRESSGHVQEVEGEGVVGEQPTIGPGSVHEYNSFCVLAAFEGTMEGTYLMERASGERFRVAIPLFNLRAAAN is encoded by the coding sequence ATGACCCCATACCGGGCCACCACCGAAGGCATCGCGATCACCGTTCGTCCGGTTTATCTGGACCGCGAATCGGATTTCATCTCCAAGCGATTCGTCTTCGCCTACTTCATCCGGATCGAAAACCACTCGCTGGAAGATGTGCAACTCCTGCGCCGGCACTGGTTCATCCGCGAATCCAGCGGGCACGTCCAGGAAGTGGAAGGCGAGGGCGTCGTCGGCGAACAGCCCACCATAGGCCCCGGCAGCGTCCACGAATACAACAGCTTCTGCGTCCTCGCGGCCTTCGAGGGCACCATGGAAGGCACCTACCTGATGGAACGCGCGAGTGGCGAACGGTTTCGCGTGGCCATCCCGCTGTTTAATCTGCGGGCCGCGGCGAATTAA
- a CDS encoding nucleotidyltransferase family protein — protein MRPSLVLDLQRSAVRETVSRFRVSNPRVFGSVLRGTDQEGGDLDLLVDPLPGTTLFDLGGLHYELESLLGIPVDLLTPADLPAKFRARVLAEARPV, from the coding sequence ATGCGACCCTCTCTCGTACTTGACCTTCAACGAAGTGCCGTCCGTGAAACCGTAAGCCGATTTCGGGTATCTAACCCGCGTGTTTTCGGCTCGGTGCTGCGTGGCACCGACCAGGAAGGGGGTGACCTCGATCTGCTGGTTGATCCGTTGCCCGGCACAACCCTGTTTGACCTGGGCGGCCTGCACTACGAACTGGAATCGCTGCTCGGCATCCCCGTCGATCTGCTGACGCCGGCCGACCTGCCGGCTAAATTCCGCGCCAGGGTGCTTGCCGAGGCCCGGCCGGTATGA
- a CDS encoding DUF86 domain-containing protein yields MSENRLLDYLDHMRQAATDACAFVEGLERDDFLEDKRTQQAVIMSLIILGEAATRVMDSYPGFTQTHANVPWRNMRGMRNRIAHGYYEINLEVVWDTVQTALPALLDQLRVVRLDAGDEDHNAHGGRP; encoded by the coding sequence ATGAGTGAGAATCGCCTCCTCGACTACCTCGACCACATGCGGCAGGCAGCGACGGATGCGTGCGCCTTCGTGGAGGGTCTGGAAAGGGACGACTTTCTTGAGGACAAGCGCACGCAACAGGCCGTCATCATGAGCCTTATCATCCTCGGCGAGGCGGCAACCAGGGTGATGGACAGCTACCCCGGGTTCACACAAACGCATGCAAACGTGCCCTGGCGTAACATGCGCGGTATGCGCAACCGCATCGCCCACGGCTACTACGAGATCAACCTCGAAGTAGTGTGGGACACGGTGCAAACGGCGCTACCGGCACTGCTGGATCAACTTCGTGTGGTACGCCTCGATGCGGGCGACGAAGATCATAATGCCCATGGGGGCAGACCATGA